DNA from Prosthecobacter debontii:
CCAGCTCTTCCGGTGTCAAAAGTGGGCGTGGCTGCGAGACGGGTTGAGTTGCAGCTTGGCTCCAGTTCATGGCCAAACTCATCAAGCACACAGGGCAGAGTCCATAGCTAGTGGACTCTTGCATGGGTTCTCCACACTTAGGACAGGCGGTAGGAGATGAAGAGTTGTCGATCATACCGGATGCCTGACGGATGAGCCTGGAAAGGTTGCCAAAAATTTTAACGATTCCTCAGCGCACTGAAAAGCATTTGTAGCTCTTCTTCGACATCGCTGCCCTCAGGCAGGGTGGAGGCGACCTCCTCACGCACCCAATGACGGAACCTCTGACGCAGGCGATAGACCATGGACTTCAGCGAATTCAGGTTCAATCCGAGTTCTTCCGCCAAGGCGGCTTGATTCCCATGCTCCGACTCTCCGGTTAACCAAGGTTGCAATCGAATAAAGACTTGAGCTTTTCCTTCGGCTTCACTTTCTCGATGCAGCGCCTGCATGGCACGATCCAAGACAGTAAGAGCCCACTGCCGATCAAAGGCTAGGTCGGGAGAAAGCTGTGATTCATCGGACACCACGAGTGCAGAGGCCTCGTCATCATCGCCACTGAGAGAAATCGCCGCCTGACCCGCACCACGACGCAGTCGCTGAGCGGCCTCGTGGCGATGCGCCAAAAAATGTTTGATGGCCCCCAGGAGGTAGGAGCGAAAGCGCCCTTTCACCTTCTCCGCAGTGCGGATGGCCTGCCCCTCCAGCATGTAGGCAAAGAACTCGTGCGCCACTTCTCGCGCCACCTCAGCCTCACGCCCCTGCCGCCGCAGAAAAGCCTGGACGGGGGCATAGTAGGCCTCGCATAATTCTCGCAACGCGTCCTGCCCTTCCCTCGAAGACTCCTTGGCCTGGATGACCTGGGTCCAGCGGGTGGTGTGGAAATGACCTGCCGCTGGGGGCAGCCCTCCAGCATCAGAAATAGGCGTCATGGGCGTCAGCATAACGAATGCCTGACGTTCTGACTTGGAAAAGTTGCCGAGGTTTCTTGAATCAGGTCAAGATCAGGCCGCTACCGCAAGCTCACCCTGCTCATTGAACTCGAGTTCTTTCTCCACCCGCAGATTGTCCACGATGTACATCTGGCGATCGGGTGTGTTCTTACCCATGTAAAAGGTGAGGAGTTCCTTGATGCTCTTGTGCTCAGGCATCATGACAGGTTCGAGACGAATCTTCGGCCCAATGAAGTGCTTAAATTCATCCGGCGAGATTTCCCCCAGACCTTTGAATCGGGTGATTTCAGCACTCTTGCCACAGCGATGGATCGCACGCTGGCGTTCTTCATCGCTGTAGCAGTAGAAGGTCTCCTTCTTATTGCGCACTCGGAAGAGGGGTGTCTGAAGGATGAAGAGGTGACCTGCGCGGACAATGTCGGGGAAGAATTGTAGAAAGAAGGTAATCATCAGCAGGCGGATATGCATGCCGTCCACATCGGCATCGGTGGCCAGGATGATCTTTTGGTAACGCAGGTCTTCGATGTTCTCGTCAATCTGGAGAGCATTCGCCAGCAGGTAGAACTCCTCATTCTCATACACGATCTTGCGGCTAAGGCCATAGCAGTTCAGCGGCTTACCACGTAGGGAGAAGACGGCCTGGGTTTCCACATCGCGGCTCTTCGTGATGGAACCCGAGGCGCTATCACCTTCGGTAATGAAGATGGTGCTCTCCTCACGCCGCTTGTCCTTGGTATCGAGGTGGATGCGGCAATCACGCAGCTTTTTGTTATGCACCTTGGCCTTGCGAGCGGACTCACGAGCGGCTTTCTGGATTCCGGAGATCTCTTTGCGCTCCTTCTCGTTGGCGACGATT
Protein-coding regions in this window:
- a CDS encoding RNA polymerase sigma factor → MTPISDAGGLPPAAGHFHTTRWTQVIQAKESSREGQDALRELCEAYYAPVQAFLRRQGREAEVAREVAHEFFAYMLEGQAIRTAEKVKGRFRSYLLGAIKHFLAHRHEAAQRLRRGAGQAAISLSGDDDEASALVVSDESQLSPDLAFDRQWALTVLDRAMQALHRESEAEGKAQVFIRLQPWLTGESEHGNQAALAEELGLNLNSLKSMVYRLRQRFRHWVREEVASTLPEGSDVEEELQMLFSALRNR